cccccagggggcgatctaacggccgaaaccttcactcaaacgtaggcttgcggcacacttggtaagcacacttggcaataataCCGATTCCGATTTGGATTCTGATCAACAGTGAAGAGTAGATGGTCAACGAAAAGTCAAACTAAGAATCACCTTTGCTTGAATCATGATTATGCACAGGCTGCTGATTGCGGCGGTTGGGGGAGTCTGAAAATAGgtaaaatatgtgtatttattaCCTACATGTACCCTAGAGCTGcccaattaatcgtaaaaagatcgcaatctcgattcgaccccctagacgatcttaatccagcgcttctacgattctgtcaatcatattttcaagttcaggagagaagcaatcgtggctgcacaagtcttcacattattttacatacgttgttcagcaacgtggacacctccaaatggtgttgaaagagtaacatgctgtatttataagatataattcacctaaaaaatgtcatttctgtcttcatgtaatgtatttgcgactGCAAAATCACATGTGACCTGAGCTGACCAACAGCTGTTACCAGAGGGTGGGCGCGCGCGTGCCTCTAAGTCAActaatgaagtctactttagtgaacagaacctgcataggctgtgaataacaggtgatacagttgtaaataacattcagtttgtggcacagagtaattgtttgggagccgcgcgggaagtgaaccgctcttagcagtcaaaaaataaaactgaaagcgCACACATTGTTGGAatgatgtagctgactgattccagctcaAAAAGGATCCAAAACCCggagaaatgcaaaaataccctcCCAGTCTTCTGTTATCACaaaaatcacgtcagtgacagattttaagcagaaaatgacagattgtaagcatatgtctcaaacacaataattcaacatcagacttatcatcagcattaatgaccaggacaaatcttaagtctgttcaagtccaccattctctgcacaaattttttttttttaacgaatggTCAACTTACACatagcctattgctgttttaccacctgtttgagaataacaataataatagcccacttatattgacctttattttacatctacagaattgtaaGAAAAtctattttaggcaaaaaaaaattttagccagaatcgtgcagctctaatgtaCTCGAAGTAAAATTAGACAAATAGGTAACTTAAAGTCACCCAACCTTATGGTTTACTCTTACTTATTCtgactttcttttgttgaacgcaaaagtagagattttgaagaaagctggaaccattgacttgcatattatttgtttttcctacttcttaatcaatggttacaggtattcagctttatccaaaatatcttcttttgtgttcaataggagaaagaaattcataaagcaGGGTTCCTACActttttccaacttcaaattccagcacttttcaagcacttttaatgtgcatttttcagctttttcagCACCTAACAACCAcagtaaattatgtttatttatgctgtatgtttatcatcattatattatttcatagcagactttaagccttttatccactcttcgaaaagtgtaaatggtggattaccATTCACCATGATCACTGATCAGATGTGCCATCATTTgaaactttaggtggtttctaaaacaaatctgttagtgttatttttattcttttatacccagacctttacattttcgcGGCTGTAACTCTGTCATCTGAaggaaggcattgactgagtgattgacagctgatactAACCAATCCATTCGCATTTAGTtcaagagcagtgggccaatcagaagagctttaaggcagggcaagcattgcaggctttgtttactgAAGCAAGTTAACATGCCAACTGTTTAAAACTATTCCTGAGCGCTGTGTTTAGAGTTTTTAGATGCAAATATGCATTTTGCATAAATGACTCCTAAATACATGCatggtttagaaccacttgatgcTGTACATTTTCCTTTTAGTTGACATATCCTTTTAAGTAAACATCCTGCATTATTAAGGTTCACATTTAATTCATTAAGTGATTGTGgaaattaggcatgggacgatataaccattttcaaaatataccgtggtttggaaaaggttttacaactgccaaaattttctgctaaatCATTCCAatggtatgtgtaagatttttttattcacttaatttaatttttctttagctttttaggacaacagtatcactagcaaaaaaaaaaaaaaaggtaccgGAAGATGCTATTTTAATTTGTacaaaaatctgtgtttttgaaactaatgaagacagcaggtcAATGCCTAGTGAAAATTGACATCTTTATTTAGTATGTGTGAAAAGTCTCACATTGAGTTTCTCCTCTTGCTCCTCGGATTTCAGGACGTCGCTCTCCCACTGCTGCAGCACAGAAAACACCTGCTGGGAATGATCTTGGGTCAGCTTCTGCCTGCAAGAAAACACAAACACGTACACATTTATGTTTCTGAATATCCTAAAGTGGCATTTTCCACACCTGTCTTTCATTCACCTCTGATTCTGTTGGGTTTTCCACATCTGCTCCAGTTTCTGAGTGCTGCCCTTTAAGGAATTTTTGGTGAGAACCTCCAGGCGTTTCCTTTTGGTCTGCATGGCCTTGCTGATGTCCGCTAAATAGACAAttaatcatgttttgtttttacatatgAAACTATTTAAAACAGGCTATATGCTTTTGTTAACTTCACTTACCACCAAATCTTTCCAGCATACTTTGAACCTCATTCCTGAGATTAAAGTCAGCAAATTATCATTTCTTTCTATCCAAAGGATTTTTATAACTTTGTCTAAACTTATGTATTGTTCTACTCACCCCACACCACTATTTAATTCATCGTCAAACGTATCTGCAGATCTTTTCTTGCTCAGCTTGTCAATGATTGGAGTTTCTAATTGGAGTAACAAAATTCAAACATATCACTTATCTTTATTTCAAAATCATCTATTATCATcatctgttttaaataaatctcatattactcatttatattttgttacaaattttatttgcatttattaaaggtcctctctctctcacacacacacaaaatactctatataaaagcaagaatctacttttttttttaaactgtaactatttataaaatgacaaattttacctcttcccaacaagaAAAACCAGCAAAAATTAAGATAGCACAATTATACTGtttcatggctttgcaatcaaaaaatgtcattataatgaatGGGGACAACAGCCAATAACATAACAAAGGGGTAACATTAGTAAATATGCTCAGAAGTATTGCTGACGCTTTTGATAAATTTCAAAATATGTCAAATACGTtatatacattttacaaaaatgtcaaaaagtgATGTAACATTATCACTAAAAATCACTGCGAGACTTAAATATCACCCCGAGCGGATGAAAACATCCCGACAGCACACAagggtaaaataaaaacaacacagcCAATTATTTTAAGTATAGTTTTCGTATTTAAAAACATACTTGAAAAGACGTAAGTTACAGACCATCATCTCTCGTGTCTTCGTCAGATccgctttctttcttttcctccagaACGGTGAAGTCAAACGCCTTCAGGTCTGTCACCACACCGTCAGTATGTTTGGTCTTCTTGTTCTGCTTTCTGCCTGCAGCGGCCATTCTCTCGGTTTTTAAGGAGTCTTTTGCGTTTTAATgctactaatattattaataataatccaaCAAACAAACCCCCACCTGTTAATCAAATCATTGAAATTGAATGTTAATTTAAATCAGACGCCAGAGGTTATATGAAATTATATTTCTGCACATATAACGTACGCGCCTGAACAGACGATATTTATCTTCTTCACAGAACCGTGTTTCTTACCTCACGTTATCTTTCCACGGGTATCGATTAACTCCAGTCAGGAAAAGCACCCAAATCACTTCGCTAAAGTATATTTTTACCGTAAGGGTTTTACGagttgttaattattttaaattattggcAAACTTTTATTTACACAAACGAGCACAAATGATTAGCGGCAGTGCGGACTGAATCTTCTTTCCCGCCGCTTTTACTTTGAGCGCGAGCTGGTGTATTCCGCGCGAGGTCACGTGACGCACACATCCAAAAcacagtttttattatacaataattaCGTAATATACTAAGACAAGACGgtgcataaaaataaagatttgttgttgttttactaagAGTTAACTTTTTTTGATGAATGATGTATTCATCAGGCACTATCATcattatgaatgaaaatattcCAATGCAGAAACCTGTTCCTAGTTGATGTTTAAGTGGAGATTTATAGCTTAGAGCAGgagctttttttctttaaatatgcattttaaattaaatataaagacACAAATGGGTAAAGTATGGCAAACAAACGATTGAGTGTATTTTGGAGGTTTTCTTTACAttgaaacacttttaaaaatccCAAAACCTTAAAACAAGTTGCTTGCTTTGTCGTTAAATAGACTTAATTATATAAGTACATACATTTTTAACCAAcaaaagggtaaaaaaaaaacatttttatttctccAGTTCACATTATTTTCATACAAAAAAAGTTTCTTAATACAAAGCTATATTGAAAATCAAACAGGCTAACTATTGAATAATAATGAGTGCAATGAAAAAATATGCCAATGTACACCTTAGTTTCAAACAAAACCTGTGCAGTGTTCAGATTTTCTGTACCCAAAGACATAATCGCAACACAGGTCAAATATCAAACTTCTCCTCGCATATATAATGTCCATTTTCCTCATAATCATCTCGGGTGACCGCCATCTCTTCAAAGTCAGGGTTTTCTGCCAACAACTTTCCGCCTTCCCATGAGTAGCAAATAGGGCTGAGAATaaaaatgagataaaaaaaaaattcagtaaacCTTCAGACAAAACTGACATAAATCATTATTTCGGAAACATACTTATTTGGCAAGACGACAGAAACATCATATTCAACTGGAGCGAGAGCCCGGACTTCTTTATAAACCCGATCTCTGAATCCAGGGAACAAAGTGTTGCCGCCAGTAAGAACAATGTTCTTATAGAAATGGGGCTGCATTTCTGGACATACAAAAATAGGCATATATTAGAGAAATTTAAACCTCAAAAACACCCAATGGGATGGCATGTACCTTCTGGCATGTTGTTAATGGAGTTGACCAAAGCTTCAGGTATGCCCATCTCCTGAATGCCAATGTCAGAGGGGTGAAAGAGCATCTCCGGGACAGCAAACCTCTCATTGGTGAGCCGCAAAATCTGCTCCCCAGTCTTGTATTTGC
The DNA window shown above is from Danio rerio strain Tuebingen ecotype United States chromosome 25, GRCz12tu, whole genome shotgun sequence and carries:
- the sycp3 gene encoding synaptonemal complex protein 3 — translated: MAAAGRKQNKKTKHTDGVVTDLKAFDFTVLEEKKESGSDEDTRDDETPIIDKLSKKRSADTFDDELNSGVGNEVQSMLERFGADISKAMQTKRKRLEVLTKNSLKGSTQKLEQMWKTQQNQRQKLTQDHSQQVFSVLQQWESDVLKSEEQEEKLNNLFRQQLKLFQQARVVQKQKIKTINDLHEQFVKNIEEMEKSHEAFLQGTQMELRKEMALLQKKIMMDTQQQEMATVRKSLQSMLF